In one window of Candidatus Binatia bacterium DNA:
- a CDS encoding aminotransferase class III-fold pyridoxal phosphate-dependent enzyme, whose amino-acid sequence MALYQFTKTQELFERSARCIPGGIYGHQTPAMLVPGSYPYFFDHGEGAHVWDVDGNEYIDYMCSYGPIVLGHRHPKVEEAALAQMRKGNCFNGPASVWPELAEYLVNITPFADWAVFAKNGSDVCTFALEVAREHTRRPKIVMAQGAYHGTHAWCTPLPAGTTPADTANVLTFTYNDLADLRRVVEEHDGQVAAIIVTPFKHEAFHDSELPAEGFHLGVRQLCDEKKIVLVLDDVRAGFRLHLGGSGEYFGVRPDLSCYCKAIANGYALSACVGRDALRPAAESVFFTGSYFTSAVPMAAALACLKELQATGGIERMRHVGTMLCRGLEEQGRSHGLPVTLTGPPAIPFMSFRDDAGSFERNRVFAAACAVRGVYIHPHHNWFLTAAHSEADIRRTLDVTDVAFGEVKAQVA is encoded by the coding sequence ATGGCGCTGTATCAGTTCACAAAAACGCAGGAGCTATTCGAGCGGTCGGCCCGCTGCATTCCCGGCGGCATTTACGGCCACCAGACGCCGGCGATGCTGGTGCCGGGATCATATCCGTACTTCTTCGACCATGGAGAAGGCGCGCACGTGTGGGACGTCGATGGCAATGAGTATATCGACTACATGTGCTCGTACGGACCCATCGTGCTCGGGCACCGGCATCCGAAGGTGGAGGAAGCCGCGCTGGCGCAGATGCGCAAGGGGAACTGTTTCAATGGACCGGCATCCGTGTGGCCCGAGCTGGCGGAGTATCTGGTGAACATCACGCCGTTTGCCGACTGGGCGGTGTTCGCCAAGAACGGATCAGACGTGTGCACTTTCGCGCTCGAGGTGGCGCGCGAGCATACTCGCCGGCCCAAGATCGTCATGGCCCAGGGCGCCTACCATGGCACGCATGCCTGGTGCACGCCGCTGCCCGCCGGCACGACACCGGCAGACACCGCCAACGTCCTCACCTTCACCTACAACGACCTGGCCGACCTGCGCCGGGTGGTGGAGGAACACGATGGGCAGGTGGCGGCGATCATCGTCACTCCCTTCAAACACGAAGCCTTTCATGATTCGGAACTGCCGGCAGAAGGCTTCCATCTCGGCGTACGACAGCTCTGCGATGAGAAGAAGATCGTACTGGTCCTGGACGATGTACGCGCTGGGTTCCGGCTGCACCTCGGCGGCTCGGGGGAGTACTTTGGCGTGCGCCCCGACCTCTCCTGCTACTGCAAGGCCATTGCCAACGGGTATGCGCTGTCCGCCTGCGTCGGCCGCGACGCCCTTCGCCCCGCCGCTGAGTCGGTGTTTTTCACCGGGTCCTATTTCACCAGCGCCGTGCCGATGGCGGCGGCGCTGGCGTGCCTGAAAGAGTTGCAGGCGACTGGCGGCATCGAGCGCATGCGCCACGTCGGGACGATGCTGTGCCGCGGGCTGGAGGAGCAAGGCCGCAGTCATGGCCTGCCCGTGACGCTGACCGGCCCGCCGGCGATTCCGTTCATGAGCTTCCGGGACGATGCGGGCTCATTCGAACGCAACCGGGTGTTCGCGGCGGCGTGTGCGGTGCGAGGGGTGTACATCCACCCGCACCACAACTGGTTCCTGACCGCGGCGCACAGTGAAGCCGACATCCGTCGCACGCTGGACGTGACCGACGTGGCTTTCGGCGAGGTCAAGGCCCAGGTTGCCTGA
- a CDS encoding family 1 glycosylhydrolase has product MLASPLEFPADFVFGSATAAHQVEGNNVHNDWWAHEHAPDTNALEPSGIACDHYHRFAEDFRLIHSLGQRAHRLSIEWSRIEPEEGQIQRTEINHYRAVLDALRELGIEPWVTLFHFTLPVWFAQRGGFTRAENVGLFRRFVERVAKEYGDLVQRWCTINEPTAPAELGYRFGYFPPRLTDAPLAADVLCNLFRAHTAAAEALRDHARRAPLVGITLAVMAVEPYRPDSAADRELAARRDAETNGVSFDALRTGLFSYPGRPAVEIPGLKQSSQFVGIQYYSRMRYGVETGGPAPADCNRQLSQMGWEVYPEGLGPLLQRAAATGLPVYVTENGMACDDDRDRVRYIADHLAVVDQVRRAGADMRGYFYWSAMDNFEWNFGYGPKFGLIAVDRTTLTRAPRPSAYFFGEIAREHRLTPEMVAQYTK; this is encoded by the coding sequence ATGCTGGCATCGCCCCTTGAATTCCCTGCTGACTTTGTCTTCGGCAGCGCCACGGCCGCGCACCAGGTGGAAGGCAACAACGTCCACAACGACTGGTGGGCGCATGAGCATGCGCCGGACACCAACGCGCTGGAGCCGTCGGGCATCGCCTGCGACCACTACCACCGCTTCGCTGAGGATTTCCGTCTCATCCATTCCCTCGGTCAGCGCGCCCACCGTCTGTCCATCGAGTGGAGCCGGATTGAGCCGGAGGAGGGACAGATTCAGCGTACCGAGATCAATCACTACCGGGCGGTGCTCGACGCCTTGCGCGAGCTTGGCATCGAGCCCTGGGTGACGTTGTTCCATTTCACCTTGCCGGTCTGGTTCGCCCAGCGTGGCGGTTTCACCCGGGCGGAGAACGTGGGCCTCTTCCGCCGTTTCGTTGAGCGTGTCGCCAAGGAGTACGGCGATCTGGTGCAGCGCTGGTGCACAATCAACGAGCCGACGGCGCCCGCCGAGCTGGGTTATCGGTTCGGATACTTTCCGCCGCGTCTGACCGACGCGCCCCTGGCCGCCGATGTGCTCTGCAACCTGTTTCGGGCGCATACGGCCGCGGCCGAGGCGCTGCGTGATCACGCGCGGCGTGCGCCGCTTGTCGGTATCACGCTGGCGGTGATGGCTGTCGAACCGTACCGGCCGGACTCCGCCGCCGACCGCGAGCTGGCGGCGCGGCGCGATGCCGAGACCAACGGCGTATCGTTCGACGCGCTGCGGACGGGACTCTTCAGCTATCCCGGCCGCCCGGCCGTGGAGATCCCGGGATTGAAGCAGTCCTCACAGTTCGTCGGCATCCAGTATTACTCCCGCATGCGCTACGGCGTCGAGACCGGCGGCCCCGCACCGGCTGACTGCAACCGGCAACTCAGTCAGATGGGGTGGGAAGTGTATCCGGAGGGACTCGGTCCATTGTTGCAGCGTGCCGCCGCCACCGGGTTGCCGGTGTACGTCACGGAAAACGGCATGGCCTGCGATGACGACCGCGACCGGGTACGGTACATTGCGGATCATCTTGCGGTCGTCGATCAAGTCCGCCGTGCCGGTGCGGACATGCGCGGCTACTTCTACTGGTCGGCAATGGACAACTTCGAGTGGAATTTTGGCTATGGCCCGAAGTTCGGGCTCATTGCGGTCGACCGCACGACCCTGACGCGGGCGCCGCGCCCGAGCGCGTACTTTTTCGGAGAGATCGCCCGCGAGCACCGGCTGACGCCGGAGATGGTGGCGCAGTACACGAAGTAG
- a CDS encoding allantoinase, whose translation MAKLRLIEGKGRKRVLVYGMRLFEPGMLAKVNRGDVVMADGRRSRITFHIIEGSVSQIKKQLATSVDAFFDLQDEMKD comes from the coding sequence ATGGCGAAACTCAGGCTGATTGAAGGGAAGGGACGCAAGCGGGTGCTGGTCTACGGTATGCGGCTGTTCGAACCGGGCATGCTGGCGAAGGTCAACCGTGGCGACGTGGTGATGGCGGACGGCCGGCGGAGCCGCATCACGTTTCATATCATTGAAGGATCGGTCTCCCAGATCAAGAAGCAGCTCGCAACCAGCGTCGACGCTTTCTTCGATCTGCAGGATGAGATGAAGGACTAA
- the trxA gene encoding thioredoxin translates to MADIQEVSDSSFDSEVLKSPLPVLVDFWAPWCGPCKAIAPVVADLAKEYAGRLKVVKINIDDHQQTPSRYGVRGIPNLILFKDGQVRDQIVGAVPKTQLVKAISQVV, encoded by the coding sequence ATGGCTGATATCCAAGAGGTGAGTGACAGCTCTTTTGACAGCGAGGTCCTGAAGTCTCCTCTGCCGGTTCTGGTCGATTTCTGGGCGCCGTGGTGCGGGCCGTGCAAGGCCATCGCGCCGGTCGTGGCAGACCTGGCCAAGGAATACGCCGGCCGTCTCAAGGTCGTAAAGATAAACATCGACGACCATCAGCAGACGCCATCGCGCTACGGCGTGCGCGGCATTCCCAACCTGATTCTCTTCAAAGACGGCCAGGTCCGTGATCAAATCGTCGGGGCCGTGCCCAAGACGCAACTGGTGAAGGCCATCAGCCAAGTCGTGTAG
- a CDS encoding alpha/beta hydrolase, with product MARELIIGPTSHYFYSQRLKLHYVDWGGGDKPPLLLIHGGRDHARNWDWVAQELRNDYHIIAPDLRGHGDSQWAIGGAYAMVDYVLDVAQLLSAVQLFPITIIGHSLGGAIALQYSGVYPDRVRKVAAIEGLGPPPFLLRERPAHQRMAEWIMEMQTLAQRHPHRYKSLDEAVARMRDANPHLTPEQARHLTVHGSYRDEDGTYLWKFDNYVRAASPYLFNMQEAREFWAQITCPTLLVRGAESWASDPEEDGRATAFRDGKRVNIEKAGHWVHHDQLEAFLTVVRDFLRA from the coding sequence ATGGCGCGGGAGCTGATCATCGGTCCGACGTCGCACTACTTCTACTCACAGCGGCTCAAACTGCATTACGTCGATTGGGGCGGCGGCGATAAGCCGCCGCTCCTGCTCATCCACGGCGGCCGCGACCACGCCCGCAATTGGGACTGGGTGGCGCAAGAGCTGCGCAACGACTATCACATCATCGCTCCAGACCTGCGCGGCCATGGCGATTCGCAATGGGCCATCGGTGGCGCCTATGCGATGGTCGACTACGTCCTCGACGTAGCGCAGCTGCTCAGTGCCGTACAACTCTTCCCCATCACCATCATCGGACATTCTCTGGGAGGCGCCATCGCCCTGCAGTACAGCGGCGTCTACCCGGACCGGGTGCGCAAGGTGGCGGCCATCGAGGGGCTCGGACCACCCCCATTCTTGCTCCGCGAGCGGCCTGCGCACCAACGCATGGCCGAATGGATCATGGAGATGCAAACCTTGGCGCAACGCCACCCGCACCGCTACAAGAGCTTGGACGAGGCGGTGGCGCGCATGCGGGACGCCAACCCGCACCTCACACCCGAGCAGGCACGACACCTGACGGTCCACGGCTCCTATCGCGATGAAGACGGTACGTACCTGTGGAAGTTCGATAACTACGTCCGCGCCGCCTCACCGTACCTCTTCAATATGCAAGAGGCGCGGGAGTTCTGGGCGCAGATCACCTGCCCAACGCTGCTGGTCCGCGGCGCCGAATCGTGGGCTTCGGATCCCGAAGAGGACGGACGCGCCACGGCGTTCCGTGACGGCAAACGGGTGAACATCGAGAAAGCGGGGCACTGGGTTCATCACGACCAGCTCGAGGCGTTCCTCACCGTCGTGCGCGACTTCCTGCGGGCGTGA
- a CDS encoding DNA-3-methyladenine glycosylase 2 family protein: MPARLTPSFVEAGVRHLRRVDVRLAEVIDRAGPCRLRPRQQIYRSLFRAVLYQQLAGSAAAAIKRRVCAPFGGRIPAPAEFLGAADEPLLRAGLSRQKLSYLRALAAAFAEGRLRAQRLARLPDDEIITAVTAVRGIGEWTAHMLLIFSLGRPDVLPVGDYGVRKGMQRLYRLRDLPEPRTMQRIAAPWRPYRSIASWYVWRSIDVAAPDDGGR, from the coding sequence GTGCCGGCGCGGCTGACCCCATCGTTCGTGGAAGCGGGGGTCCGGCACCTGCGGCGTGTCGATGTCCGCCTGGCGGAAGTGATCGACCGGGCGGGCCCCTGCAGGCTCCGCCCGCGCCAGCAGATCTACCGCTCGCTGTTTCGCGCCGTGCTGTATCAGCAGCTTGCCGGCAGCGCGGCGGCGGCGATCAAGCGGCGCGTGTGCGCGCCCTTCGGTGGCCGGATTCCCGCCCCGGCCGAGTTTCTTGGCGCCGCCGATGAGCCGCTCCTGCGCGCCGGGCTCTCGCGGCAGAAGTTGTCGTACCTGCGCGCTCTCGCCGCGGCGTTCGCGGAGGGCAGGCTCCGCGCGCAACGGCTGGCGCGGCTTCCTGATGACGAGATCATTACGGCAGTGACTGCCGTGCGCGGCATCGGTGAATGGACGGCGCACATGCTCCTGATCTTCTCCCTCGGGCGGCCCGACGTCTTGCCGGTGGGTGACTACGGCGTCCGCAAGGGGATGCAGCGGCTCTATCGCCTGCGCGATCTCCCGGAGCCGCGCACGATGCAACGCATCGCCGCGCCGTGGCGGCCGTATCGCAGCATCGCCTCCTGGTACGTCTGGCGCAGCATTGACGTCGCGGCGCCGGACGACGGCGGAAGGTGA